From Periophthalmus magnuspinnatus isolate fPerMag1 chromosome 12, fPerMag1.2.pri, whole genome shotgun sequence, a single genomic window includes:
- the LOC117379314 gene encoding calcitonin gene-related peptide 1: protein MCPERVTTLILSLLILLDCVSAAPSHRYSSSGSSEQDVGPGWSVSELASNPFWGLLGPRLERELPPTNSHSLQKRKCNTATCVTQRLADFLVRSSNTIGTVYAPTNVGSAAYGKRSALSPPVFMPL from the exons ATGTGTCCAGAGCGAGTGACCACACTGATCCTGTCCCTGTTGATTCTTTTAGACTGTGTTTCTGCTGCTCCGAGTCACAG gtacTCGAGTTCAGGATCCAGCGAGCAGGACGTGGGGCCGGGATGGTCCGTGTCGGAACTGGCCTCTAACCCGTTTTGGGGTCTTTTGGGTCCGAGGCTGGAGAGGGAGCTGCCGCCGACGAACAG CCACTCCCTTCAGAAGAGGAAGTGCAACACGGCCACGTGCGTCACCCAGCGACTCGCCGACTTCCTGGTTCGCTCCAGCAACACGATCGGGACGGTGTACGCCCCGACCAACGTGGGATCGGCCGCGTACGGCAAGAGGAGCGCTCTGTCGCCCCCTGTGTTCATGCCTCTCTAG